A single genomic interval of Halobacillus halophilus DSM 2266 harbors:
- a CDS encoding FAD-dependent oxidoreductase, translating into MYDVAIIGAGPAGASAALFAAKSGVKTVMFDSGKSITAKAWVENHYGVKEIEGPSLLQTGQEQAIKFGTDLVKDEVQKINENGAMYTIETSEGTYDAEHIIFATGMSVKLAEAFGLETRDGREPRVAKIIQVDKNGHTSYPKVWAAGTVAGLSVHTIITAGDGARVAVNVISALKGTRYVDHDVLKS; encoded by the coding sequence ATGTATGATGTAGCTATTATCGGGGCAGGACCAGCCGGAGCCAGTGCTGCTTTATTTGCAGCAAAATCAGGTGTGAAGACAGTCATGTTCGACAGCGGCAAGAGCATAACAGCGAAAGCATGGGTGGAAAATCACTATGGAGTAAAAGAAATAGAAGGTCCTTCTCTACTTCAGACAGGTCAAGAACAAGCGATTAAATTCGGTACAGACCTTGTAAAAGATGAGGTTCAAAAAATTAACGAAAATGGAGCTATGTACACAATCGAAACGTCAGAAGGCACTTATGATGCCGAACACATCATTTTCGCTACGGGAATGTCCGTAAAGCTAGCTGAGGCCTTTGGTTTGGAAACCCGAGATGGACGTGAACCAAGGGTAGCTAAAATTATTCAAGTGGATAAAAACGGCCATACGTCTTACCCTAAAGTGTGGGCCGCTGGAACAGTTGCCGGATTAAGTGTTCATACTATTATTACCGCAGGCGATGGTGCAAGGGTAGCGGTAAATGTAATTAGTGCTCTCAAAGGAACACGCTACGTTGATCACGACGTCTTAAAATCATGA
- a CDS encoding YwpF-like family protein — translation MKTFKLISLDIIEEKNEDITQRRIKLLDGLIINREDDHGRWIIEAYVDQSYQDFFQSMCNHNEEIMVQVKITKPSNQPATFLVTPIDTNVIGDHINVIFMGSIVNRQQEQIEKTLRQLMDEGYQNEELLAAFKKKAEESSS, via the coding sequence ATGAAAACCTTTAAATTAATTTCTTTGGATATCATAGAAGAGAAAAACGAAGATATTACTCAAAGACGGATTAAACTGCTGGATGGACTCATTATTAACCGTGAAGATGATCATGGACGATGGATCATCGAAGCGTATGTGGATCAAAGCTATCAGGATTTTTTCCAAAGTATGTGCAACCACAATGAGGAAATTATGGTTCAGGTAAAAATTACAAAACCGAGTAACCAGCCAGCTACGTTTCTAGTGACACCGATTGATACAAATGTAATTGGGGATCATATCAATGTTATTTTTATGGGGTCGATTGTGAATCGCCAACAGGAGCAAATAGAGAAGACTCTGCGTCAGCTTATGGATGAAGGATACCAGAATGAAGAACTTCTGGCTGCTTTCAAGAAAAAAGCGGAAGAATCCTCTTCGTAA
- a CDS encoding molybdopterin molybdotransferase MoeA, which translates to MSLHRKPMPVPDAVNSVMNYKKKAEGEILPLEFCDNRTLAEDIVATHPVPPFNKSPYDGFALRSEDTEGLSKEKSGQFRVTETVGAGHRASRPIKEGEAVRIMTGAEIPSGADCVAMFEICQTYEQDGQSWMSLKRPMEVNQNIIQQGSETKESDVLVEAGTKVNPGVKALLATFGYSDVNVYKKPVIGVFATGTELLDVDEPLEPGKIRNSNAYMIVSQVKRAGGEAHYFGKLEDDFDVCYQSVSEALDKVDVLITTGGVSVGDYDLMPDIYEKLEADVLFNKVAMRPGSVTTVASYQGKLLFGLSGNPSACYVGFELFTYPIILSYLGRSEPFHQRIQATLGKDFKKPNPFTRFVRGYLRYQEGRVIVDPVGMDKSAVVSSLAHTNVLIMLPGGTRGYEKGDNVEALLLEDQTGQESF; encoded by the coding sequence ATGAGTTTACATAGAAAACCTATGCCTGTACCGGATGCAGTGAATTCGGTGATGAACTATAAAAAGAAGGCGGAGGGTGAAATTCTTCCTCTGGAGTTTTGCGATAACCGCACCTTGGCAGAAGATATCGTAGCTACACACCCGGTTCCTCCTTTTAATAAATCGCCGTATGACGGTTTTGCATTACGTTCCGAAGATACAGAAGGGCTATCAAAGGAAAAAAGCGGTCAGTTTCGGGTAACGGAAACGGTAGGGGCCGGCCATCGTGCCAGCCGGCCAATAAAGGAAGGAGAAGCCGTTCGTATTATGACGGGCGCAGAAATTCCTTCAGGTGCCGATTGCGTAGCTATGTTCGAGATATGTCAGACGTACGAACAGGATGGCCAGTCCTGGATGTCTTTAAAGCGTCCTATGGAAGTAAATCAGAATATTATCCAACAAGGATCGGAAACCAAAGAAAGTGACGTGCTGGTAGAAGCAGGCACGAAGGTTAACCCAGGAGTAAAAGCTCTGCTGGCCACATTTGGCTATAGCGATGTGAATGTATATAAAAAGCCAGTTATAGGCGTGTTCGCCACCGGAACTGAATTACTGGATGTTGATGAGCCTCTAGAGCCTGGGAAGATACGTAATTCCAATGCCTACATGATTGTTTCTCAAGTGAAGCGTGCAGGTGGAGAAGCTCATTATTTTGGAAAGCTGGAAGATGACTTTGATGTTTGTTATCAATCTGTATCTGAAGCTTTAGATAAGGTGGATGTATTAATTACGACGGGCGGCGTATCGGTCGGAGATTATGATTTAATGCCTGATATATATGAGAAGTTAGAAGCGGACGTGTTATTTAATAAGGTAGCCATGAGACCAGGAAGTGTGACGACGGTAGCTTCTTACCAGGGGAAATTGTTGTTTGGATTATCAGGGAACCCTTCCGCCTGCTATGTAGGGTTTGAGTTGTTTACTTATCCCATCATTCTTTCTTATTTAGGGCGGTCCGAACCCTTTCATCAACGGATTCAAGCTACATTAGGAAAAGATTTTAAAAAGCCCAATCCTTTTACCAGGTTTGTGCGAGGGTACTTGCGGTACCAGGAGGGAAGGGTGATCGTTGACCCGGTCGGTATGGACAAGTCCGCCGTTGTTTCTTCGCTTGCCCATACAAATGTGCTCATTATGCTCCCAGGAGGTACGCGGGGTTATGAGAAAGGAGACAACGTGGAAGCCCTTTTACTAGAAGATCAGACAGGACAAGAGAGCTTCTGA
- a CDS encoding TrkH family potassium uptake protein — MWVRRKSLRWLNELSPFQLIAIYYLIAVTISSILIALPVAHKPGVKLDFIDVLFTAVSAVSVTGLTTVPTAETFSTTGVFILALVLQFGGIGVMTLGTLIWLVLGKKIGLKERRLIMTDQNRTSFQGMVQMVKEIVLVVLLIEFIGFLTLGTYYLQYYDPGEAYLQGFFGAISAMTNGGFDITGQSLIPFKDDYFVQFINMILIIAGAIGFPVLIEVKQYLFNNNDVKTIRFSLFAKLTTFTFFVLVLLGTGMIILLEFNHFFAGKDWHEVFFYALFQSVTTRSGGLSTMDINQFTEQTQLFMSSLMFIGASPSSVGGGIRTTTFALVVIFILTFARGGSRIRLFRREVHNEDLNRAVVVMMMALLLCFIALMALSISEPFTLNELLFEVCSAFGTVGLSLGITPGMTTFGKFVLMLLMFLGRIGILTFLFSFQKDRTKGDYHYPKERLIIG; from the coding sequence ATGTGGGTGAGAAGAAAGAGCCTGCGCTGGCTGAATGAATTATCGCCATTTCAATTAATTGCCATATATTATCTAATTGCGGTTACCATTTCATCTATACTAATTGCTTTACCTGTCGCCCATAAACCGGGCGTAAAACTGGATTTCATAGACGTATTATTTACAGCCGTCAGCGCCGTGAGTGTCACAGGTCTGACGACGGTCCCGACGGCGGAGACATTTAGTACAACCGGGGTATTTATTTTAGCGTTAGTATTACAGTTTGGCGGAATTGGAGTTATGACACTCGGCACGTTGATCTGGCTTGTGCTCGGGAAAAAAATAGGCTTGAAAGAGCGGCGTCTCATTATGACAGACCAAAACCGGACTTCCTTCCAGGGAATGGTCCAAATGGTCAAGGAAATCGTGCTCGTGGTACTTCTCATTGAATTTATCGGTTTTTTAACCCTCGGGACGTATTACCTTCAGTACTATGATCCTGGCGAGGCTTATTTACAAGGCTTTTTTGGAGCCATTAGTGCTATGACAAACGGTGGTTTTGATATCACCGGACAATCACTCATTCCATTTAAGGATGACTATTTTGTCCAATTTATTAATATGATTTTAATTATTGCAGGAGCCATCGGATTTCCTGTACTTATTGAAGTCAAGCAGTATTTATTTAACAACAATGATGTAAAAACGATTCGTTTTTCATTATTTGCAAAATTAACCACGTTCACTTTTTTTGTGCTTGTTCTGCTGGGGACGGGTATGATTATTCTCCTGGAGTTTAATCATTTCTTTGCCGGCAAAGACTGGCATGAAGTATTTTTCTATGCCCTGTTTCAGTCGGTCACGACAAGAAGTGGCGGGCTTTCAACCATGGATATTAATCAGTTTACAGAACAGACGCAGCTATTTATGTCCTCGTTAATGTTTATCGGGGCATCTCCAAGCAGTGTTGGAGGAGGAATACGGACCACTACCTTTGCTCTTGTTGTCATATTCATTTTAACCTTCGCCCGAGGCGGCAGCCGGATTCGTTTGTTTAGAAGAGAGGTTCATAATGAAGATTTAAACAGAGCCGTTGTGGTCATGATGATGGCCTTGCTGCTTTGCTTTATTGCTTTAATGGCTTTATCGATCAGTGAACCGTTTACTTTAAATGAACTTCTGTTTGAAGTGTGTTCTGCGTTTGGAACAGTGGGGCTTTCGTTAGGTATTACACCGGGCATGACTACATTTGGGAAATTTGTATTAATGCTTCTCATGTTCCTTGGGAGAATCGGTATATTGACTTTCTTGTTCTCTTTCCAAAAGGACAGAACAAAAGGGGATTACCATTATCCGAAAGAGAGGTTAATCATTGGTTAA
- a CDS encoding YrzI family small protein produces MRINVLIFTIYIQKLDRAERERSFQRSKAIEEQINQTKLKYTSL; encoded by the coding sequence ATGCGGATCAACGTGCTTATTTTTACGATTTATATCCAAAAGCTGGACCGGGCAGAACGAGAAAGGTCATTCCAAAGGTCGAAAGCAATTGAAGAACAAATTAATCAAACAAAATTAAAATATACTTCATTATAA
- a CDS encoding YjcZ family sporulation protein codes for MYGGYPYGGRRCGRYGGAGYGNNFALIVVLFILLVIVGAAFYC; via the coding sequence ATGTACGGAGGCTATCCTTACGGCGGAAGACGTTGCGGAAGATATGGTGGAGCTGGTTATGGTAACAACTTTGCCTTGATCGTCGTATTGTTCATTCTATTGGTAATCGTTGGTGCAGCATTTTACTGCTAA
- a CDS encoding zinc-binding dehydrogenase has translation MKAVQVTGYGDVDQLEVVEKDIPEPKSNEVLIKVKACAINNTEIWMREGAYGTGGKSGWRPEGVQFPRIPGSDITGTIEKAGSEVDQHMIGRDVVVFPFTSSGDEGKEHIAEDMSFIGSEYDGGYAEYVVWPAELCFDMPLSDYTDSAVFSVSGMTAWHMIEQLQVQPGETIMVTGANGGVGSLNVQIASQVFGAKVIAIVGDLALEERLKELGADHVLSYRSERLSEEILEANGGPIDSVVDVVGDALFSTSLEVLKKGGKFCTSGSAGGQKTELDFRTLYLKHITLYGSVLGTRAEFKRMLQAISEGKIKPVIDRTFPLEEAREAQTYFKQAGKTGKIVLIP, from the coding sequence ATGAAAGCAGTTCAAGTTACTGGATATGGGGATGTCGATCAATTAGAAGTGGTGGAAAAAGATATTCCGGAGCCCAAAAGTAACGAGGTTTTAATTAAAGTGAAAGCCTGCGCGATTAACAATACCGAAATCTGGATGAGAGAAGGTGCATACGGAACAGGAGGCAAATCTGGCTGGCGCCCGGAAGGTGTTCAATTCCCTCGAATACCCGGTTCCGATATAACAGGAACCATTGAAAAGGCAGGCAGCGAAGTAGATCAGCATATGATTGGCAGGGATGTCGTGGTTTTCCCTTTTACTTCAAGCGGAGACGAAGGTAAGGAACATATAGCGGAAGATATGTCTTTCATTGGTTCAGAATACGATGGGGGATATGCGGAATACGTCGTGTGGCCGGCAGAGCTTTGCTTTGACATGCCCTTATCTGACTACACCGATAGCGCCGTGTTCTCTGTCAGTGGCATGACAGCATGGCACATGATCGAACAGCTTCAGGTACAGCCTGGAGAAACGATTATGGTAACAGGAGCCAATGGAGGCGTGGGTTCATTAAATGTGCAGATTGCTTCTCAAGTATTTGGTGCCAAAGTTATCGCCATTGTAGGCGACTTAGCATTGGAAGAAAGATTGAAAGAACTTGGTGCAGACCATGTTCTCTCTTATCGTTCTGAGCGACTGTCCGAAGAAATCCTGGAGGCAAACGGGGGACCGATCGATTCTGTAGTGGATGTTGTCGGAGACGCTTTGTTTTCTACTTCTCTGGAAGTATTGAAAAAAGGCGGGAAATTCTGTACTTCTGGATCTGCCGGTGGGCAGAAGACAGAATTGGACTTTCGCACGCTCTACTTGAAACATATTACTCTCTATGGATCCGTACTGGGAACAAGAGCCGAGTTTAAGCGCATGCTTCAAGCCATTTCAGAAGGTAAAATTAAACCCGTGATTGACCGGACGTTTCCTTTGGAAGAAGCAAGAGAAGCACAGACTTACTTTAAGCAAGCCGGCAAAACCGGAAAGATTGTTCTGATTCCATAG
- a CDS encoding SDR family NAD(P)-dependent oxidoreductase has protein sequence MNFHDEIVLITGASNGIGRGLALSYAEQGATVIACDKDEEHGRQLVGEIRENGGNGFFFYCDVRDPKNINELFDEIKQHVGTISILINNAGVSSFQPLFELDIEQWDDVIQTNLRSIFLFSKQAGKLWKNEGVQGRIVNMASTRAFMSEPDSEAYAASKGGIIALTHALASSLSHYNIRVNSISPGWIQTENYEQLREVDHEQHLSNRVGKVEDVAKACFYLTDRSNDFVTGENLTVDGGMTRKMIYKH, from the coding sequence ATGAATTTTCATGATGAAATTGTTTTAATTACGGGTGCAAGTAATGGGATCGGCCGAGGTCTGGCTTTATCCTATGCTGAACAAGGCGCCACCGTGATTGCCTGTGATAAGGATGAAGAACATGGCAGGCAGCTGGTAGGAGAAATTAGAGAGAACGGCGGGAACGGTTTCTTTTTTTACTGTGATGTACGTGACCCGAAAAATATAAATGAATTGTTTGATGAGATAAAACAACACGTCGGCACGATCTCCATTTTAATTAACAATGCCGGGGTCAGTTCATTCCAGCCGCTTTTTGAACTGGATATTGAGCAATGGGATGATGTGATTCAGACCAACTTGCGTAGTATTTTCCTATTTTCCAAGCAAGCTGGAAAGCTGTGGAAGAACGAAGGTGTACAGGGAAGAATCGTTAATATGGCTTCAACGCGAGCTTTTATGTCTGAGCCGGACTCAGAAGCCTATGCGGCTAGTAAAGGTGGCATTATAGCACTCACCCACGCATTAGCATCCTCTCTATCTCATTATAACATTCGTGTAAATTCCATTAGTCCGGGCTGGATTCAGACAGAGAACTACGAACAGCTCCGCGAGGTCGATCATGAGCAGCACCTGTCTAATCGAGTTGGAAAAGTCGAAGATGTAGCCAAAGCCTGTTTCTACTTAACTGATCGTTCCAATGATTTTGTAACAGGAGAAAATTTGACTGTGGACGGCGGTATGACAAGGAAGATGATTTACAAACATTAA
- a CDS encoding RNA methyltransferase, with protein MYANQRISGPYFPSHVTSSPDQKRLINEQLNHWCEEIECSEQALNDSQKEFLHQKSKIIKLAPSTFMN; from the coding sequence ATGTACGCTAACCAAAGAATCTCAGGACCCTATTTCCCTTCTCACGTGACATCTTCTCCTGATCAGAAAAGGTTGATCAATGAGCAGTTGAACCACTGGTGTGAAGAGATTGAATGCAGTGAACAAGCCTTGAACGATTCCCAAAAAGAATTCCTTCACCAAAAGAGCAAAATTATAAAATTAGCTCCTTCCACCTTTATGAATTAA
- a CDS encoding IS110-like element ISHaha5 family transposase, with the protein MNPVVGLDVSKGESEVQAFLDKGKPYGKSFSIKHDLDGLGSLLEFMEGVKDATGIQPSVVLEATGHYHAPVVQFLEQHNYLLIIVNPLISHRAKSSSLRKVKTDAIDAYRLCELYYKEDLEPYKRRGTQLLNLRNLTRQHENITGIYVQTKLQFQAVLDQIFPEYKGVFGDLYSVVSLLVLKEFPSSEDILAVSQDALADKIKEFCKSRSKRWAAEKAQELKKAAARNPFKKTLYQSHLLSLGMYINMLLQYKEHLSRLDSEIDALAKEVEEYKIIQSIPGIGEKIAATIISEIGEIDRFNHPKKLVAFAGVDPEVHESGKFKATLVRITKRGSSRLRHALYMAVRSGIRDCRKQKTTAEIIPRNRKLRAFYDKKRKEGKLYKVAVIACVNKLLHWIYALLKNKTTFQDIA; encoded by the coding sequence ATGAATCCAGTCGTGGGTCTGGATGTTTCAAAAGGAGAAAGTGAGGTTCAGGCCTTTTTAGATAAAGGAAAACCTTACGGTAAAAGTTTTAGCATCAAGCATGACCTGGATGGACTAGGCTCACTACTTGAGTTTATGGAAGGTGTAAAAGATGCAACAGGCATTCAACCTTCGGTTGTACTAGAAGCTACTGGACACTATCACGCACCAGTGGTGCAGTTTCTGGAGCAACATAACTATTTATTGATTATTGTTAACCCTTTGATCTCTCATAGAGCTAAAAGCTCAAGTTTACGAAAAGTTAAAACGGATGCCATTGATGCTTATCGTCTTTGTGAGCTTTACTACAAAGAAGATTTAGAACCTTATAAAAGACGCGGTACTCAGCTTTTAAACTTGCGTAATCTTACAAGGCAACACGAGAATATTACGGGAATTTATGTGCAAACCAAATTACAATTTCAAGCAGTACTGGATCAAATATTCCCTGAATATAAAGGGGTTTTTGGTGACTTATACTCAGTGGTGTCTTTACTTGTGTTAAAGGAATTCCCTTCATCAGAAGACATTTTAGCTGTTAGCCAAGATGCGTTAGCTGATAAAATCAAGGAATTCTGTAAGAGTCGGTCTAAGAGATGGGCAGCGGAAAAAGCTCAGGAACTTAAGAAAGCAGCTGCACGGAACCCATTCAAAAAGACACTTTATCAGAGTCATTTACTGAGTCTTGGTATGTATATCAATATGCTTCTTCAATACAAAGAGCATCTATCCAGATTGGACTCAGAGATAGATGCTCTCGCAAAAGAAGTTGAAGAATATAAGATCATCCAATCTATCCCTGGTATTGGAGAAAAAATCGCTGCCACGATTATTTCTGAGATTGGGGAGATAGACCGGTTTAATCACCCTAAAAAGCTAGTAGCATTCGCAGGAGTTGATCCAGAAGTACATGAATCAGGTAAGTTTAAGGCGACTTTAGTTCGGATTACAAAACGTGGTTCAAGCCGACTACGTCATGCCCTATATATGGCCGTTAGATCTGGTATTCGTGATTGTCGCAAACAAAAAACAACAGCCGAAATTATCCCTAGAAACAGAAAATTAAGAGCGTTTTACGACAAGAAGCGAAAGGAAGGCAAATTATATAAAGTAGCCGTCATTGCTTGTGTAAATAAGCTCTTACATTGGATTTATGCTTTATTAAAAAACAAAACCACTTTCCAAGATATAGCGTAA
- the moaA gene encoding GTP 3',8-cyclase MoaA: MTDYVLDQHERPMKDLRISVIDKCNFRCTYCMPAEIFGDDYKFLPKDELLSFDEIIRLVQIFSKFGVEKIRLTGGEPLMRKDLHELVARLHEIDGIKDIAVTTNAVFLVKQAKKLKEAGLNRVNVSLDAIEDEVFQQTNGRGIKTSPVLKGIEAARDAGLEIKINMVVKKGMNESQILPMARYFKETGDTLRFIEFMDVGNHNGWNMGSVISKKEIIEEINQELPLVPLDANYFGEVASRYRYEGSEAEIGVISSVTDAFCSSCTRVRLSADGKLFTCLFASEGHDIRELLRGGEPDEAIISNLIKIWTRRDDQYSIDRANGKPTKKKIEMSYIGG; this comes from the coding sequence ATGACCGATTATGTATTAGACCAGCATGAACGCCCAATGAAGGATTTGCGAATCTCTGTTATTGATAAATGTAATTTTAGATGTACGTACTGTATGCCGGCAGAAATTTTCGGTGATGATTATAAATTTTTGCCAAAGGACGAGCTTCTAAGTTTCGATGAAATCATCCGGCTTGTTCAAATCTTTTCGAAATTTGGAGTCGAGAAGATCCGTCTAACGGGAGGAGAGCCTCTGATGAGGAAGGATCTTCATGAACTGGTGGCAAGATTACACGAGATAGATGGGATTAAGGACATTGCCGTAACAACTAATGCCGTATTCCTCGTTAAACAGGCGAAAAAACTCAAAGAAGCGGGTCTTAATCGTGTGAACGTAAGTCTTGATGCCATTGAAGATGAAGTCTTTCAGCAGACGAACGGCAGAGGGATTAAAACCAGTCCCGTACTTAAAGGAATAGAAGCCGCCAGGGATGCAGGGCTTGAAATAAAGATCAATATGGTTGTGAAAAAAGGTATGAACGAGAGTCAGATTCTTCCGATGGCACGTTACTTCAAGGAAACAGGTGACACACTGCGGTTTATTGAATTTATGGATGTAGGAAATCATAACGGCTGGAATATGGGTTCTGTCATTTCTAAAAAAGAGATTATTGAAGAAATTAATCAGGAACTGCCTTTAGTGCCGCTTGACGCGAATTATTTTGGAGAAGTAGCTTCCAGGTATCGTTATGAAGGAAGCGAGGCAGAGATTGGCGTGATCTCTTCAGTTACAGACGCTTTTTGCAGCAGCTGCACGCGAGTACGTCTTTCAGCAGATGGAAAGCTGTTCACCTGTCTCTTTGCTTCAGAAGGTCATGATATTCGTGAGTTGCTGAGGGGCGGGGAGCCGGATGAAGCGATTATTTCCAATCTTATAAAAATATGGACGAGAAGAGATGACCAATATTCAATTGACCGTGCCAATGGAAAACCAACGAAGAAGAAAATTGAAATGTCGTATATCGGTGGCTGA
- a CDS encoding HD domain-containing protein yields the protein MKRVTLVDVFKHRITQKYLQRSGIHHAVTVAGYAYDMAIESNVDPDLATKSALLHDMGHYEWYRDGKWDYEEYRKHDIHAIKGAERAHKLLIRLGEDRLVAKEVSLAVLLHTDSYLPFSLEAQRTELQEVVRVADEKDEQPSGLHHYKQMDKSEAIQLLHHLDLKVEAVLEKRGELSG from the coding sequence ATCAAACGCGTAACATTAGTCGATGTATTTAAGCACCGTATCACACAGAAATACTTACAGCGATCAGGCATCCATCACGCGGTCACCGTAGCAGGTTATGCCTATGATATGGCGATTGAATCCAATGTAGATCCGGACCTTGCGACAAAATCAGCGTTACTTCACGATATGGGGCATTATGAGTGGTACCGGGACGGTAAGTGGGACTACGAAGAATATCGAAAACATGATATTCATGCCATTAAGGGAGCGGAACGCGCTCATAAATTATTGATTCGCCTCGGAGAAGACCGACTGGTGGCAAAAGAGGTATCGCTTGCTGTACTTCTCCACACAGACAGTTATCTTCCCTTTTCCCTTGAAGCCCAGCGGACAGAACTTCAAGAAGTGGTAAGAGTAGCCGATGAAAAAGATGAGCAGCCATCCGGGTTGCATCACTATAAGCAAATGGACAAGAGTGAAGCGATTCAATTATTACACCATCTGGATCTAAAAGTTGAAGCTGTTTTAGAAAAGCGGGGAGAACTTTCTGGATAA
- a CDS encoding phytoene desaturase family protein, translating to MKKVAVIGAGPGGLASAMILASKGYDVHVFEKQPFVGGRNGHFSLGDYTFDIGPTFLSMPHIVEELFEMSGRNAHDYMDLIELAPMYELQFDGKRVPMYRDRMKMLNVISKHFPGNEKGYVRFMNDTRKKMDALLPLLQTRHNKLTDYVSLRALKALPKLSLGKSVYQVLSEYFTDEKLKIAFTFQAKYLGMSPWECPGAFSILSYMEHEYGVFHPKGGVNQLSKSMAKVTEEHGGQIHLGNGVRKFKTEGKKVVGIELESGEEFEADEVIVNADFANAMSHMVEGNELKKYSEKNLAKKKYSCSTFMIYVGLDKLYEQMPHHTILFAEDYKKNVDEMTKDLVLSDEPSIYIHNASVTDDTLAPEGHSAVYILAPVPNNYSEIDWDEKQETFKNLILDELESKTGFHDIRDHIVTEKVLTPKQWQTDHFVHKGATFSLGHQLSQMMYFRPHNRFQELDHCWLVGGGTHPGSGLPTILESARITTGWIREEAETS from the coding sequence ATGAAGAAAGTGGCAGTGATAGGAGCAGGACCTGGAGGATTAGCTTCGGCTATGATCCTCGCTTCAAAAGGTTACGATGTTCATGTATTTGAGAAACAACCGTTCGTCGGAGGAAGAAATGGTCATTTTTCTTTAGGTGACTATACATTCGATATAGGTCCGACCTTTTTGAGTATGCCTCATATCGTTGAGGAATTATTTGAAATGTCCGGCAGAAATGCTCATGACTATATGGATTTAATCGAACTTGCACCGATGTATGAGTTGCAATTCGATGGGAAGCGGGTGCCGATGTACCGTGATCGCATGAAAATGCTGAACGTGATCTCCAAGCATTTCCCAGGAAACGAAAAAGGCTACGTCCGCTTTATGAACGATACGAGAAAGAAAATGGATGCCCTGCTTCCATTGCTTCAGACGCGCCATAACAAGCTGACCGATTATGTAAGTCTTCGGGCTTTGAAAGCACTTCCTAAGCTATCGCTCGGAAAGTCGGTCTATCAAGTATTATCCGAATACTTTACAGATGAAAAATTAAAAATCGCTTTTACATTTCAGGCCAAGTATCTAGGCATGTCACCATGGGAATGTCCGGGAGCCTTTTCGATTCTTTCTTATATGGAACATGAGTATGGAGTCTTTCATCCGAAAGGCGGAGTCAACCAGCTTTCCAAGTCGATGGCAAAAGTGACCGAGGAACATGGAGGACAGATTCACCTGGGGAACGGCGTCCGCAAATTTAAAACAGAGGGTAAAAAAGTCGTTGGGATTGAACTTGAATCCGGAGAAGAATTTGAAGCAGACGAGGTCATCGTAAATGCTGATTTCGCGAATGCCATGAGTCATATGGTGGAGGGGAATGAGCTGAAGAAATACTCTGAGAAAAATCTGGCTAAGAAAAAATATTCCTGCTCCACGTTTATGATCTATGTTGGATTGGATAAACTTTATGAACAGATGCCTCACCACACGATTCTCTTCGCGGAAGATTATAAGAAAAATGTCGATGAAATGACGAAAGATCTTGTTCTATCCGACGAACCGTCGATTTATATTCATAACGCAAGTGTGACAGACGATACATTAGCGCCAGAGGGTCATTCGGCTGTTTACATCTTAGCCCCTGTCCCGAACAATTACTCTGAAATCGACTGGGATGAAAAGCAGGAAACGTTTAAAAATCTTATCCTTGATGAGCTTGAAAGTAAAACTGGGTTCCATGACATTCGTGATCATATTGTGACAGAAAAAGTGTTAACGCCTAAACAGTGGCAGACGGATCACTTTGTTCACAAAGGTGCTACGTTCAGCCTGGGCCATCAGCTTTCTCAAATGATGTATTTCCGGCCCCACAACCGCTTTCAGGAATTAGACCACTGCTGGCTTGTCGGCGGGGGCACACATCCGGGGAGCGGGCTGCCCACCATCCTTGAATCAGCCAGAATAACAACAGGGTGGATCAGAGAGGAGGCGGAAACCTCATGA